The following is a genomic window from Parabacteroides johnsonii DSM 18315.
GTATCCGGTGGGTTTTGGAGCATGAAGATCAGCAGGCTCTTTCGGATGCTTGTGTGAAGAAAGTACAGGAGAATTATACGGAGGAAGTGGTTGCAAAACAATATATGGCTTTATACAAACGCTTACTTCATCAAAAAAAATAGAAACAGCTTTATGCTACAACCGACATTTTCAATCATAACGATTACCTATAACGCCGTGCGTCTGGTGGAGCAGACGTTGTTGAATGTGCTGAGTCAGTCCTATCCGAATATCGAATATATCGTGATAGACGGTGGTTCGACGGACGGGACGGTGGATATTATCAAACGGTATGAATCGGGCCTTGCTTATTGGGTGAGCGAGCCGGACAAGGGGATATACGATGCCATGAACAAGGGGCTTCAAAAGGCGACGGGAGATTATGTCTGGTTTATCAATGCCGGTGATTCTCTTTGTTCGTCCGATACGGTCCAGTCGGTCGTTTCCAGGTTGCAGAAGAGGAAGACTTTGCCGGATATTATCTATGGAGAGACGAATATCGTCGATGAGGAAAGGCGGTCGTTGGGACTGCGCCGTCTCAGGGCTCCTCGGAAGCTTTCGTGGAAGAGTTTCAGGATGGGAATGCTGGTTTGCCATCAATCGTTCATACCAAAACGTACGGTTGCTCCGTTATATGATTTGCAGTATCGCTATTCGGCCGATTTCGATTGGTGTATCCGCTGCATGAAGCAGGCTCGTTCGTTTTGCAATACGCATCTCATCCTGTCCGATTTCCTGGACGGCGGGACGAGTACGACGCAAAGAAAAGCATCATTGCGAGAGA
Proteins encoded in this region:
- a CDS encoding glycosyltransferase family 2 protein, with protein sequence MLQPTFSIITITYNAVRLVEQTLLNVLSQSYPNIEYIVIDGGSTDGTVDIIKRYESGLAYWVSEPDKGIYDAMNKGLQKATGDYVWFINAGDSLCSSDTVQSVVSRLQKRKTLPDIIYGETNIVDEERRSLGLRRLRAPRKLSWKSFRMGMLVCHQSFIPKRTVAPLYDLQYRYSADFDWCIRCMKQARSFCNTHLILSDFLDGGTSTTQRKASLRERYAIMCKYYGTFVTVLLHGWFAIRFYTAKCLKGRV